A window of the Hordeum vulgare subsp. vulgare chromosome 5H, MorexV3_pseudomolecules_assembly, whole genome shotgun sequence genome harbors these coding sequences:
- the LOC123399223 gene encoding photosystem I reaction center subunit V, chloroplastic, producing the protein MATSTAAVLSPPAVAGLRLAPSPRAAASFRGVSPPARRSVAARAALEPSVVISLSTGLSLVMGRFVFFNFQRENVAKQVPEQNGKTHFEAGDERAKEFAGILKSNDPVGFNLVDVLAWGSIGHIVAYYILATTSNGYDPPFFG; encoded by the coding sequence ATGGCCACCTCCACCGCCGCCGTGCTGTCCCCGCCCGCCGTGGCCGGGCTCCGCCTAGCGCCGTCCCCGCGCGCGGCGGCCTCGTTCCGGGGGGTCTCACCGCCGGCGCGGCGGTCCGTGGCGGCGCGGGCCGCGCTGGAGCCGTCGGTGGTGATCAGCCTCAGCACGGGGCTGTCGCTCGTGATGGGCCGCTTCGTCTTCTTCAACTTCCAGCGGGAGAACGTGGCGAAGCAGGTCCCCGAGCAGAACGGCAAGACCCACTTCGAGGCCGGCGACGAGCGCGCCAAGGAGTTCGCCGGGATCCTCAAGTCCAACGACCCCGTCGGCTTCAACCTCGTCGACGTCCTCGCATGGGGCTCCATCGGCCACATCGTCGCCTACtacatcctcgccaccaccagcaACGGATACGACCCTCCCTTCTTCGGCTGA